In Balaenoptera acutorostrata chromosome 8, mBalAcu1.1, whole genome shotgun sequence, the genomic stretch AGAGTCAGAATTTTCTAATAGAAAGTAAGTTTTATTTGATTGGCTAATTTTATTTGGTTGACTAGTTTTGTTAACTGAATTATAGAGCAggcattttccattctttttttctttttttattgcgagatatttgacatatgacattatgctagtttcaggtgcataatataatgattatatatatatatatatatatatatatatatatatatatataaaaagaatgaaatgataacCACAGtgagtctagttaacatccatcactacaTGTAGGACATTTTCCAGTCTTAAATGAAATCTATAGCTACagacttttataaaatatatatctaaagcAAACCTACAATATATAATATGTctaaactatttaaaattatggtaaatttcagatttcaacttaaaaatgagagtattcataatttttcaaaaaaattttagatatatAAGCAAAAAACTTTGAAGATCACTGTCCTAGACAAACTCTCACACAATACATACAAAATCTAGATGTTCAATGTAgtctgcttaaaaaaattttatactctattatttatttactgttatgCAACTTGCAACTTTTCTAAATAGGGTAATGTATTATAacaaataattgtatttattgtatttatatattcaatatattataatCATAaacaatatattaattatatttatagaattatattcatacatatatatatttcactctCAGACCTACTAAATGTAGATCTGCAGGGGTtggttctgcccatttttaaaaatttttgaattttattttatttatttttttatacagcaggttcttattagtcatcaattttatacacatcagtgtatacatgtcaatcccaatcgcccaattcagcacaccaccatccccaccccgccgtggctttccccccttggtgtccatacgtttgttctctacatctgtgtctctatttctgccctgcaaaccagttcatctgtaccatttttctaggttccacatacatgcgttaatatacaatatttgtttttctctttctgacttacttcactctgtatgacagtctctagatccatccacgtctcaacaaatgactcaatttcgttcctttttatggctgagtaatattccattgtatatatgtaccacatcttctttatccattcatctgttgatgggcatttaggttgcttccatgacctggctattgtaaatagtgcttcaaggaacattggggtgcatgtgtctttttgaattatggttttctctgggtatatgcccagtagtgggattgctggatcatatggtaattttatttttagttttttaaggaacctccatactgttctccatagtggctgtatcaatttacattcccaccaacagtgcaagagggtacccttttctccacaccctctccagcatttgttgtttgtagattttctgatgatgcccattctaactggtgtgaggtgatacctcattgtagttttgatttgcacttctctaataattaatgacattgagcagcttttcatctgcttcttggccatctgtacgtcttttttggagaaatgtctatttaggtcttctgctcatttttgttcagaaaaaaaacaaacaaaactccacaCGTGATTCTCTGAACTTGTGGAATATGACCATAGAACATACCCCAAGAAAGCTCCAAACAGATTAAAGAGTTAAGTATAAAGTGAAATGAAATCATGGAATAACTAGCAGAAAATAAATCTGAGTAGTTATCAGATCTCTAGTGGGGCAAAATTTTAAGTgatgaagtaaaatgaaaaaatcaattgattcagttataaaacttttaaactcagaaagaatgaaaaagattaaataatactgtataaaatttatatataaaatgatgaagTTTTGATTCTACATTAAGTCATGCAAATTGATTAGAATAAAAAATAGGACCTCGatggttaaattttaaaaaatcataagcaATTTGCAAAGAGTACATGCAATTTCAAAACTGCATTGAAAATACTTCATCttactaaatttttttattgacgtatagttgatttacaatgttgtgttagtttcaggtgtacagcaaagtgattcagttatgcatatatatatataactgtttTTTCTGAATCTtgtcccttataggttattacaaaatattgagtatagtttcctcaATGTAGTCTTGCTTGTAGAAAAAACTTacaatgtccatcaataggggaatatacactcatacaatggaatattataaaaaatttaaataaatgaactagataTGCTAGGATCAACATGGtttaatctcaaaaacataatgaTGACTAGGAAAACAGCTTATTTATATAGTGTTTAAAAACTGCCTAAAGCAATACTATGTATCTATTGTTTAAGGATATCTACATTTGTagtaaaaacatgtaaaatggaCAGAAAAGATACTCTGGTTAACCTCTAAGGAGGAAAAGAGGGTAAGATAATTGGGGCAAGGAGACTTTACTtgaatttgttatattttattcccCCTATTAAAAGAACTTAAGtaaatatggtaaaatgttaacCTCTATTAAATTTGAGTGGTAGCTACATGGCTGTTATTATTTGTAATTGTCTGTGgttgaaatatttcagaaataaaaaatttaatagtaATAGATGGAAACCCTACTAAAATGAAATTACTTACAGGCCAAGGTGGGGGGACAGAAGCTACCTCTGGAGTATGAAAATAAGCAACACCATTATGATAAGTGTAAGGATATCCAGTTGAAGTTGTTAGATACATTGTTCCAGCTGCTGGCATTATACTGGAACCTAAAACAAAGTGTAAATAGTAATAATTGAAATGTtcagtttaacatttaaaaatgtaatttctgaACAATGGAAAATGTTTAtcttaacacatatatatagctaCAGTAAAAATTGAATGTtataagttctttaaaaaattccgTATGTTAAAGtatctttgaaatatatattttcaaactcACTACCTTAGAGCTTTTGTTAGCTTAAggtaagtgaaagaaaaagaaacaagtttgATAAGGAATACTAAAAATTCACCAATTCAAATTTTAATACTAGTATAATGAAACACAAAACTTAACAATTGAGATTATTATCAGCAAAGtcattatttttacaaatataaattacatataatttAGAGTTTCCTGAAGACTATAGACACTGTAGTGAAGTTCCTAAGATCTTAGTAAGACTGTCTATTTGTAAAAGGCCAAAGAAGATGGAGGCagtgaaattagacaaaattCTACTTTCCTCAAGACACTTGTTCCACCTTACAAATTCTTTGGATCTACTATCAGCAAGCACTCACTCATGCTGACTATATTTTATTCTCTAGTCTCCCTTTGCTACAACTGCTGCTATTACAAACATGACCACAGACCTTTATATTGCTAATTTTGGGTCCTCATCTCTTCCCAGGTGAAAGTTATATATACcactccccccaaaattaaaaaaaattcttttttgtcaggagactttaaaaattttatatgccAAGTTAGATTTAAGTACTTGACCAACAGGTTATGTAAATTACTGAACTGGCAATCCTCCTTCCACTATACTAGTGcttctcaaaatttaaaattcattataatAACCTAGACagcttattaaaatacaaattccagGTCTTTCAAGAGATTTTGATTCAGGAGGCCTGGGATAGGGCCTGAGGAACTGCATTTTGACAGATTCCAAGTGAACTGTTGGTGGCTGCAAACCACACTGTAAGCAGCACTGGCCTGCCACTCTAAATAGCACTACTACTTCTCAGCTTTTATATTTTCACCACATTTCATCTAGTATTGTTATAGCATATTTTAGTGGTTCTTAATCCAATgcttttgagaatctgatgaaagccaCAGACCCTTTtctcaaaaatacatatattcaaaCAAAATTTTGCACACAATTCAGAAGGTCCATGGATTTCCCTCCAAAGATCATCAAGGAACCACAGGtttatctgttaaataaataaattttgagtgATTACTATTACAAGGCATTAAACTAGGCCCTAGTGAtagagccaaaaagaaaaagaaaaaaattaggcaTGCCATGGCCTCTATCTTCATAGAAGTTAGGTTCTGGTAAGGAAGATAGTCATTAGCTAATAACACaattaattaaatacaatttTGATAAAGACATGAAGAGGTAGTATAGGGTACAATGGtgaacatttcaaatatatatatgtatatatgtagcatcTGTGAGGAAATGACATTTGTTTTGGGCTAAGCTTTAAAGAATGAATGGGATGGCAAAGATCATTCTAGGTAAAGAAAATAGTATATCAGGAATATGGTTATGTTCTGAAACTGAGGGAAGGCTAGATGGCTAAAGcgtggaaagaaaagagaagaacagCTCGAAATAAGCAGAGAATAACATGATAAGATGTGCACGTctgaaagatcactctggctgccttGTGTGTGATAGGTTGGAAGGCAGCATGACTGGATTCAGAGAGACAAGTTAGGAGGCTTTCTAGAAATTAAGGCAAGCAAAGTGGGTAGCTGGGTCTAGAATATTGGTAATGGAGATGGAAAATAAGTgatagatttgaaaaaaaatgagataagaatcccttatattttgtaaataaatctttaataCTTATTCTTTCTTTGTAGAAAAGTAAAAAGAGCTTTAGAGTCAAACTGTCCTGGATTTGAAGGCTAATGCTACCATGTGGTTAAGTTATTTAACCCCATACTTCTCAAATTTGGGCCTAGCATGGTTACGTCACGAAATATGAAAAGGCACAGGCTGAACACGGTGATCTTCTTACAGAATCAGTCTTATTCAAACAATTATTTTtaggaaacattttaataaacaatATAGTGTTATATAACAGAATCCAAAGTGTGCATGAAGTTTTACATAAACCATGagactttaaagaaaattaaagaatttaaagaaaatttataattcTGGTATGGGGCCATTGGGTTAAGACCCACAGCATGCCCAGATTAACTCTCCTCTACATTTAAGATTATTTCAgcagaaatgtttctaaaacaatGACTTTACCTTTCTAAGCTGAATTttctatttacaaaaatagaactaataaTACCTCACAGAttgctgtaaagattaaatgaaataaatgaaaacccaTAACATTGACCCTTGCGCTGAATAGTTCTTAAATAACTATTCATCTGTTTGAAAGCATTCAGCATAGTGCTGATTTATGTTCTATTTTTAGCAACTTGTGGGTCATAATATGAACATTACTAGTTATTCCTACTGATGGTGATAATGGGCTAAAGAACTGTTATTACATGTTATAGCTTAACTCTTGCAACAAACAATAGTAGTCTGAAAATATTCAGCATTCTGCCATATTTACTGCATTCCATTTTGGAGTATCAACTTACTAAGGACACTTCAGTTATCTTCTAAATTAACAAATACTAAGTCAAAATTAAACTTGATATCTGTTAACTTCTAAGTCAAGAACAGAACAGTCCAAATGAGCACAATCTATTAATTTGTTAACAGATGTACAATATCCACCTAATGTTTTAAACATCCCAGCAGACACTAGGACACAGCtaaggaagaataaaaaattgAGTTACAAATTTTATGCAAAGTTTCTCCTTCTAGCCAAAGATTCTGTTGgagattttaataaatattataggtAAAATTTAACTGTAAAGATGTCTAACTTGATAAATGGGAAGAGTgaggaaaaaaagagtagagTCGAAAGCATTACCAAAATTTGAGGAAGGCATCTAACTTAGCCAATTCCTAAAGCTTTAGGGATTGTTTCCTCTGTTAATTATGATACATGTGGTTGGGTTACAGTACGTACCATACACCCAGAGTTTCTGATATTTGTTCTATATTTTCACTTTCTGTAATTTTACTCTAATTTTAAGTTACTTTGttaattagaaaattttctaaatagtAATTaactacttttaatttcttttgtaattttaaactatatttttatcataaaagatttttcctttaaagatgtaactatatggaatatagttaaacatcattatttatataaattttgccTAGCCCCCCCACCCTGAaaactaatatattttactttgtgGTAAGAAATATTCATTTGACCACCAACTTCACTAAATTTActttattaaatgaaagaaagctgATATTTTAATGAAGTTCTATTAAAAGTCTAATATTTCAAAAACGAACCatgcaaaaatattgaaaaatacatTAGTTCTCAATACATACGAGGGATCCCTacttgttgttttcttattgctggACCAATGTTCAGTTTCTTATCCTTGTAATTAAGTTTTTCAgcctaaaataagaaaaaataaattattttattatcattctttGAAAGTGGCAAGGCATAGTGGAAAGGGCAAAGTCTTTGGATTTAAATAGATCTGGGTGTGAATCTTGGTTCCAATGCTCTGACCCTAATTCCTCATCTGGCAATTTACTAGTTATTAGTGTATGTGAGCAGAGAAGTGAAAAATCTGAGTCACCTTACACACATGGTCCCAGCTAAGGTCAAACAGGGtgagactgttttctttttccatcttttataCTGTAAACAATTGTCCTTTTCATGTTCTATTTAGTgtcatgtttttcacatttttgtgcctTATGTTGgtatttttgctatttaaaatggCCCTCAAGTGTAGTGCTGAAGTGCTTGCTAGTGTTCCTAAGTGCAAAAAGACTGTCATGTGCCTtaatggagaaaatatgtgcTAGCTGGGTTTAATTCAGGCgtgagttatagtgctgttggccacgagttcagtgttaatgaatcaaaaatataaattaaatataatatcttTAAACAGAAGCACACATAAGACAAAGTTACGTATTGATTGGCTGATGAAAATATTGTGCGCAGAAGCTTGTGGGAACCTAGCCCTGTATTCTTCTAGGTGCAGCACTTcaatatttgctaattcagtgttcgTGGTGATTTTATAGAACACACCACTACAAATAATGAGAATCGACTGCATATGacttaaatacaatttaaataaaattttttcctaaaaaatttaaatgttacacTTGCCAAATTTGAAGTTATTATATACTTAACTGCAGGCTATAGACTTTTTCTATGAATGCTCTtagtttttataaagtttttcagAGGAGGGAAATAATCTCAGATAACCTCACTCTAGGACTCTACATTTGTAGTGTTTTTTAGGAATTCAAAGTGCTATTAACACTTCAGGAAAGATACATCCTTAAATTCTTAGTTTAAgcaaataaagtgaaaaattgTAACTTCACAACCATACTTACATAATtatttggaatttgtttttctgcagATAAAGtttctctttaatcttttttttttaattcatttttttggaGACCAATGTCAATCTTAAGAtgcaaagaagataaaattttttttttttttttttttagcaatcaaTCATTGTACTGGAACCCTActattattaaattaatacctTAAAGAATTAGTTTCAAAGAAAGAAGttctaaaaattaagttaaatacaCCAAAATATCTTACctcttgtaaaattttttgtgcaTCTTCTTGTGTTTCAAAAGTGACAAAGCCATacctaaataaatgtattaattattATCTCAGAACATTACATTGGAATTATAttaagattaaatttttttttttttttttttttaaagaatgggcCATTGCGGggtacttccctggcagtccagcggttaagactctgcactcccagtgcagggggcatggattcgatccctggtcggggaacatcccacatgcctcaaggcgcagccaaaaaaagaaaaaaaacaaaaaagaaaaaaaacaaaaaagaaagaatgggccATGGTAGGAGTGAACATTTTTCCTTGGTGCACCAGTATGCAAAACTTAGGAGAATCATTCACAGCTTAACACTGTCACCTCCTCTTAAAGGGAGgggcctaaaagaaaaaaaaaaaaccccaggggATCTTGAAACAGTTTCAGACCTGAGCTGTAAGTAAGGCAGGAAAGCATGAGAGATTTGTATTCTGGTTTACAAATTGGGATGCAATAAATTTCAGTCCAGAGCAGTAATCTCCTTTTAAAATGATAGAAGTTTGGTTTAAATAGAAATCAAAGtagaaaaaaacctttaaaaatttaaaagtttcaacataataaaattttttatgttgGTAAATGAGTATACAAACATATTATTTACTATTATCAGCATATATAAACTGATAATGCAACTATTAGTATATTTcccaaataaaatcaattaaaaatacataaaacccaGACTTTATATCTGCTTTTTCATATATACTTGTTACCTTCAGAGTATAAATCATATGATCAAGACACAAATACACAATGTATGCCATGTCCAAAAAGCCAAAATAggtagaaaaaaaggaatgaaagaaataaaaagtatatccCCCCAAAATGTAATCTCTATTTGGATAACTTAAGGAAACTCTTCTGAGTAGTGCTAAACTACTATTTTCCTCAATTCATAATTACTATTATGTAATTATGTATTGTGTAATTAGTAAACATTTACTGTTTTCTTCAATTCATAATTACTGTATTatatatgaattttctttttcaacaaaggaatgttttttttctatttgcccAAACATTAAACAATggctaaagaaatatttttatgctattattagtttttttttttggtagaacaCATATACCACCCAGtggaaaaaagcataaaatacagtCTACATTTCTATGTGTGTTTTTCAatgattaaaaaatgtatattacaaATTCTATTAAGCCAAATAAAAGAGGTACAATCTCACTTCATCCTAATATTGATTGTCAGTCTCAGGAAATatctcatttgtttaaaaataacctTTGCAGGATCTCATCTCTTCCAAAGTGTCCACCTGTCATACTTACATGTAGTTTCCCACTAATATAATTTTCCTTCCACCTTATTGGTCCCTTCTTTTATGCCTCTAAGTATGTATATATTGcctttttttcaagaaaacaaacataatCCTTCATCGATTTCTTTAACTTTGCAGTCAAACTTCTTAAGCAAGTACCCTATGCAAactacctttttcttctctggtattTGGCTTTTGAATATACCAATCCACTGAAACAGCTCTAAGGGCACTAGACAGTTCTAGACAAATCCTactgcttttttcccttaattttcatTCTCCTTGATTTGGCAATTAAAAATCATTCTCATTAAGAGTTATATTTCTCAGATTAGTCCCCTAATTAGGTCTTTGAGGCACAACCTATGGACATTCTTTTGTGTCAGCCTTTTTCAAGTAAAGTTCTCTCTAGTCTAAAGCAGGTATACAACTCCAAAAATATCAGATTCCGTTAGCTTCTGGTTCCTTGGCTACTGGACAACAGCTACTCGACATTAAGTGCTTATTACCTAACAATGAATGGTCCCTCAGCCTTTGTAAGAATAACTTTCCAACAAGTTAAGGAATATTATAGTGTCACCAttcttccaaaatacacaaacacacacactgaaatCAAAAGGTAGGAGGAAAGAAGAAGGCATgaaactctcttttaaaaaatggaaccaAAGTAAGTTAGTATACAAAACCTAGtaatccaataaaaatacaattgtcAATTCTATGTACTATCTATAGTGATACTAACCCTTTGGACACTCCAGCTCTGTCATTTACAATCTTCACTTCTTTTACAGACCCatactgggaaaaaaattttcttaaatcattttcatgtgtctaatggtataaaaagaaaacacacaaaaaccatTTTAATTGATAAAAGATGAAACAACTCCTATGCTtggtttggagacacaaaaggtAACATAAATAACAATATGGATATAAGAATGCCTCTCATCATAAAAACAGTGCATGAAACCACTAGGTTATTAAATCAATATGAAAACTTTGCTTTATGCAGAGTTGTTAATACTATGTTGTTAAAatattataccacaataaaatattttaagctgaatttttaaaaaactacaaagaagGCTCACTATTTAAAGGAATTCTTGTTCTCTAGTTAGctagtttttaataaaattgtacTAGGCATGGCTATAACTATACTAAGGGCATACTACTATTGGTTCTTGTGGTTCAGAGAGGCCCACAGTCATAGCAGTGGAACTAGGTTATGCTGGCCTATACCAGTCACTCTATTTTAATCAGCAGAGTCCCCAGGATAAGTAAGGTCTTAGGAAGGAAATATATTTCCAAAAGTACCTGAACTCAATTTGTGATAACAACAGAGAGGCTACAAGATTTAAAGTTTTTAGATGCTTTATCTGTACTCAATATACATGTCAGCTAAATACAGACATTAtgatatatgcaaaaaaaattgaGTCATAATTAGATTATCATGTACAAGATGTCTACAAAGATGGTTTGGCATATCTGGTTTTAATTGAAATAGTCTCATAATAGACCCTTATCACCTTTCTCTAGAGTATTCACACTAAATTCATTGCAATTTCATTTTCTGGTTCAGCTATAAGTGTTTGCCCCCAAGAGGAACTTAACATATCcatagaaaaaatttttctttatatatctagGAAAAGACATGCCTAACACCAGAGCAATATTTCTTGAGTTCCACTGCTACCTCACTACTTACTGGTTTTTAGTTGGTAACCTAAAGCCTGCTAAACTGGATGATGACAAATACTGAGTTAATCTGAGAATAACTGACTGCCTCATttcaataaacacaaaatggaatcAACGTCAGAATAAGGTTTCTGTTAGAGACttgaaaacaaattaattcaAACTATTCTCTGATAGAAAAATCACTAGCTCAATTTTGCAGCTCCATTTCTTTGCTGAAAAGTAAGGAGATTAAAAGTCAAGATGATTAAATATTAAAAGGGATGGGCTGTAGGGTTctaaaaagaagaattttaaaaagtttgagaCTGCTTGCTACTATGGTAAACTATTTCCTTGCTGGAAATTACCTATGGTTTTGCGAAAGGTATAAGTATGAGGGAGAGAACCCTAGCAGTTATGTTAAAGCTATGACTGTACTgtaataatggcccccaaagttCATATTGTAGCTGATTGGCTTCAATAAAAACTTACACTAACCTAGccatataaattattacatttattgattatttatttaaaaatatactaagctaatataatataaattctgAATAAGAATATTCAACTTGAATATTTATGGTCAGCTATTAATATTttctacagaaacagaaaatttttttaaaaataagcatttcataagaaattattttccttaatttatttttagtgaacCAATCACATACTTGCTTAAGACTCacagttttgacaaatacattaAGTGTAACATTTATCTTGAGCAGGAAAAAAGtaattccatacaaattgtgagagaTTGATCATTGGAAAATAGCGAGTATTAAATGTCAAATATCATATCCTAAttgcacaagttttttttttttattaagacaaCTCTCCCTGAAATTTCCAGTATGTAATATGGAAGCTTGGAAATCCTTCGATATATCCACTTGGAAGTAAGAGTGCTCCTAAATTATCTATGCTTGCCTTTCCTGTAGGTGTTTAACTACCACCTCCCACATGGGGGTGCTGCAAAACATCTCACAAAACTATGCCTCTCTGAAAGAGTGAAATGGCTGATCACATTATTTAAACATATTACTGTTAAAATGCTTTATTCTAAGACACAGGCCTTTTTTAGTGATCAAATTCTAAATTAGGTGATAGAAAGCAACCTGCAAAAGACAGAAGTTTAGGAAGTTACTCAGGAGCCTAAGATGAAAGTTGGGATAAAGAAACAGGATTTCATAAAAatgctgtgtttttgttttctttttccttaattgagtcttcttttgaaaattataatcaCTCATTATTTGGGCTATTAGAGTAAAAAAGTATAATTAGTGTGATATGGTGAAATAAAGCATGTGGAGATATGAGTCAGAAAAATAGAATTCTAGTTTTCACTTTGTCACTAAGTAGCTAGGAGCCTATAGATATGTCAGTGAGCCTCAACTTCCTTGTATGTGAAATTGGACAATTACATATACTCTATTTAACCTACATTGTTGTTGAAAAGATTCTTTATATTAAGACAATTTGAAACCTACTAATCATTATGCAAATAGcaaatatgttattatttttaaagttgcaGGAAGAAACAATTTCTGAGAAATAAAACACTTCTAATACAAAGAATACACTACGTTGCATGCATAATTAGGTACCTTAAAGTCGATTCCTCCTACAAAGATGCGATTAGGGATCACTGTTCCATATCTTGGGGCACTCGTTGGGTTATTCAAAGGCACAGGTGACACAGGATTAGGGGATGGAGATAATGAATCTGTTTGCGTCTGATTTGATgtttgctgtaaaataaaattcttttaaactcTTAGTACTGGGTATAAGTTTTGATGCAGGATGAAAGCATATATCCTTCAAAAAGATAAGTCATTGACACAATGTAGTATTTCAGACTTTAATTTTATGCTAATATTATGAAGATTATAATTAGAGCTAA encodes the following:
- the BOLL gene encoding protein boule-like, which encodes METESGAQTSNQTQTDSLSPSPNPVSPVPLNNPTSAPRYGTVIPNRIFVGGIDFKTHENDLRKFFSQYGSVKEVKIVNDRAGVSKGYGFVTFETQEDAQKILQEAEKLNYKDKKLNIGPAIRKQQVGIPRSSIMPAAGTMYLTTSTGYPYTYHNGVAYFHTPEVASVPPPWPSRSVSSSTVMVAQPVYQQPAYHYQAPAQCLPGQWQWGVPQSPASSAPFLYLQPSEVIYQPVETAQDGGCVPPPLSLMEASVPEHYSDHGVQAAYHQVYAPSATAVPAPVMQPEPIKVRSLF